From Terriglobales bacterium, the proteins below share one genomic window:
- a CDS encoding M20/M25/M40 family metallo-hydrolase, whose amino-acid sequence MPAKRTSADRILSHIDEQEIVAMARDVINIPSSTGEELGMAVYLRRVFEEMGLEVAWQEVEDGRANVVARLPGTGNGKSLMFNGHMDTSNTGREPFLTGIGYKPRAVLKDGMIFGLGIYNMKGALVCYTHAVKALQAAGVRLDGDVLIAAVVGEIEKTQWSEEFTGKQYRGYGVGSHHLVNHGVLPDMCILGEPTDMQIVLGHYGSLWARISTRGNYVHTAFAAGREQENSIRRMRDVLHAVEEWAAGWREKAAYGNKKGFVNLGGIRGGDPWRASRTPDRTDLFLDVRVPPTMSMQRAGRELKKLFLDLRKKHPNYGLEFETYVSVPGAEISEKHELVKAIEKSHRSVTGKRPARDTVLWSSDASVLSRYGIDTVNYGPSSGPRDAQGEKVRIKTLVEMTRIYALVAADLCGKNNAK is encoded by the coding sequence ATGCCCGCCAAGCGCACATCCGCCGATCGCATCCTCTCCCACATCGACGAGCAGGAAATCGTCGCCATGGCGCGCGACGTCATCAATATTCCCAGTTCTACCGGCGAGGAGCTGGGGATGGCCGTCTACCTGCGCCGCGTCTTCGAGGAGATGGGTCTGGAAGTCGCCTGGCAAGAGGTGGAAGACGGCCGCGCCAACGTGGTCGCCCGCCTGCCCGGAACGGGCAACGGCAAGAGCCTGATGTTCAACGGCCACATGGACACCTCCAACACCGGCCGCGAACCGTTCCTCACCGGCATCGGCTACAAGCCGCGCGCCGTCCTGAAGGACGGCATGATCTTCGGCCTGGGCATCTACAACATGAAGGGCGCGCTGGTCTGCTACACCCACGCCGTCAAGGCTTTGCAGGCCGCCGGGGTCCGGCTGGACGGGGATGTCCTGATCGCCGCCGTGGTGGGGGAAATCGAGAAAACCCAATGGAGTGAAGAGTTTACGGGGAAACAGTACCGGGGCTACGGGGTGGGGTCCCACCACCTGGTCAACCACGGCGTGCTACCCGATATGTGCATCCTGGGCGAGCCTACCGACATGCAGATCGTCCTCGGCCACTACGGCTCGCTCTGGGCGCGCATCTCCACCCGAGGCAACTACGTCCATACCGCCTTCGCCGCCGGACGGGAGCAGGAGAACTCCATCCGGCGCATGCGCGACGTGCTGCACGCGGTGGAAGAATGGGCCGCCGGGTGGCGTGAGAAGGCCGCCTATGGCAACAAGAAAGGCTTCGTGAACCTGGGCGGGATCCGCGGTGGCGATCCCTGGCGCGCCAGCCGCACCCCGGACCGCACCGATCTTTTTCTCGACGTCCGCGTCCCGCCCACCATGTCCATGCAGCGCGCCGGCCGGGAGTTGAAGAAGCTGTTCCTCGACCTGCGCAAGAAACATCCCAACTACGGCCTGGAGTTCGAGACCTACGTCTCCGTCCCCGGCGCGGAGATCTCGGAGAAGCATGAGCTGGTGAAGGCGATCGAGAAGTCGCACCGCAGCGTCACCGGCAAGCGTCCTGCGCGCGATACCGTGCTCTGGTCCTCGGACGCCTCCGTGCTTTCCCGCTACGGCATCGACACGGTGAACTACGGTCCCTCCA
- a CDS encoding Xaa-Pro peptidase family protein produces MSWPKDTAKLDRVRALMKERDLTALVVRAPDNIVYLTNYWCMKGYDVAIFPREGEPILCAIEPQLADAERNAWTKDIRLFKGYDERDPRPPNARALDLALQVLKERGLTDKVGIELTNSTQAADRMVGEPTVYSQPYFDAFKPVAGQVLDAMPLLIEARSIKTAQEIERMRIANELAALAMEHCRQNMKPGMKESEVGAMFEGFVHGVGVGYKNKVEMARAFTLVWSGPGIATFTATGDRPIQQNEPTLFEIWVCVDGYWNDLTKNLCPGSLTARYNTLLDLLLKVFNEAIGYARDGAPLPELDRLIRARIAEGGYPGQPSHPVAHGVGARAHEPPYAHQAGSGTIRKGMVFAIEPGIYWEGGGGLRLEDNFLITANGNEKLCSFPDDFRTLGS; encoded by the coding sequence ATGAGCTGGCCTAAGGACACCGCGAAACTCGACCGCGTCCGTGCCCTGATGAAGGAGCGCGACCTTACCGCGCTCGTGGTCCGCGCGCCCGACAACATCGTCTACCTCACCAACTACTGGTGCATGAAGGGATACGACGTCGCCATCTTCCCCCGCGAAGGCGAGCCCATCCTCTGCGCCATCGAGCCCCAGCTCGCGGACGCCGAGCGCAATGCGTGGACGAAGGACATCCGCCTCTTCAAGGGCTACGACGAGCGCGACCCGCGTCCGCCCAATGCTCGCGCCCTCGACCTCGCTCTCCAAGTTCTCAAGGAGCGCGGGCTCACCGACAAGGTCGGCATCGAACTCACCAACTCCACTCAGGCGGCCGACCGCATGGTAGGCGAGCCCACGGTCTACTCGCAGCCCTACTTCGACGCCTTCAAGCCGGTCGCCGGCCAAGTTCTCGACGCCATGCCGCTGCTGATCGAGGCCCGCTCCATCAAGACGGCGCAGGAAATCGAGCGCATGCGCATCGCCAACGAACTTGCCGCGCTAGCCATGGAGCACTGCCGCCAGAACATGAAGCCGGGGATGAAGGAGAGCGAGGTCGGCGCCATGTTTGAGGGCTTCGTCCACGGCGTCGGCGTCGGCTACAAGAATAAGGTAGAGATGGCGCGCGCCTTCACCCTGGTGTGGTCCGGCCCCGGCATCGCCACCTTCACCGCCACCGGCGACCGCCCCATCCAGCAGAACGAGCCCACGCTCTTCGAGATCTGGGTCTGCGTGGACGGCTACTGGAACGACCTGACGAAAAATCTCTGCCCCGGCTCGCTGACCGCGAGATACAACACGCTGCTCGACCTGCTGCTGAAGGTTTTTAATGAGGCCATCGGCTACGCCCGCGACGGCGCGCCACTGCCCGAACTTGACCGCCTGATCCGCGCCCGCATCGCCGAAGGCGGATATCCCGGCCAGCCCTCGCATCCGGTGGCCCACGGCGTGGGCGCCCGCGCTCACGAGCCGCCCTACGCTCACCAGGCCGGCTCCGGCACCATCCGCAAGGGAATGGTCTTCGCCATCGAGCCCGGCATTTATTGGGAGGGTGGCGGCGGCCTGCGCCTGGAGGACAATTTCCTCATCACCGCAAACGGCAACGAGAAACTCTGCTCTTTCCCCGACGACTTCCGCACTCTGGGTTCTTGA
- a CDS encoding 2-dehydropantoate 2-reductase produces MKKVCIIGCGAIGSLYAAHLARVTEVWAFVRRPEHARALNEHGLRVSGTHDFTAKLRATADPKELPPCDLGIVASKATQTEQAFAPVGHLFDHGAVLSAQNGLGSEEVIAKHTKGYVLRGTTFMSGTRHSDTHVQYELDTATWLGPFEPTNTPFALVKEAAELLIAAGLKAEPLEDCKPAQWSKLIFNASVNSVSALTELPHCPSFADERSPAALGHLLHALIEEGKRVAAGLGIRLHDDPWEMNKIGAQTNHPPSMLYDIQRKNPTEVDFLGGAIAREAKRAGLAAPLHTALYALIKGKEAAWSEKE; encoded by the coding sequence ATGAAGAAGGTGTGCATCATCGGCTGTGGAGCGATCGGCTCGCTCTACGCCGCGCACCTCGCTCGGGTCACGGAAGTCTGGGCCTTCGTCCGCCGCCCCGAACACGCCCGCGCTCTGAACGAGCACGGCCTACGCGTCTCCGGCACCCACGACTTCACCGCCAAACTTCGCGCCACCGCCGATCCCAAGGAACTTCCGCCCTGCGACCTCGGCATCGTCGCCTCCAAGGCTACGCAGACCGAACAGGCCTTCGCGCCCGTCGGCCATCTCTTCGATCACGGCGCGGTCCTCAGCGCCCAGAACGGCCTGGGCAGCGAAGAGGTCATCGCCAAGCACACCAAGGGCTACGTTCTCCGCGGCACCACATTCATGAGTGGCACCCGCCACAGCGACACCCACGTGCAGTACGAACTCGACACCGCCACCTGGCTCGGTCCCTTCGAGCCGACCAACACTCCATTCGCCCTGGTGAAGGAAGCCGCCGAACTGCTCATCGCTGCTGGCCTCAAGGCCGAGCCGCTCGAGGACTGCAAGCCCGCGCAGTGGTCGAAGCTCATCTTCAACGCCTCGGTAAACTCCGTCTCCGCGCTCACCGAGCTGCCGCACTGTCCGTCCTTCGCCGACGAACGCTCGCCCGCCGCCCTCGGCCACCTGCTGCACGCGCTCATCGAGGAAGGGAAGCGGGTCGCTGCCGGCCTCGGCATCCGGCTCCACGACGACCCCTGGGAGATGAACAAGATCGGCGCGCAGACCAACCACCCGCCCTCCATGCTGTACGATATCCAGCGCAAAAACCCGACCGAGGTGGACTTCCTGGGCGGTGCCATCGCCCGCGAAGCCAAACGCGCCGGCCTGGCCGCTCCGCTACACACGGCGCTGTATGCGCTGATCAAGGGGAAGGAAGCCGCTTGGTCTGAAAAAGAATGA